The region ACCTCACTCCTGCTCCCTCAGAGCGTTTGATTCATACACAGCAGGTGCACAGAGAGGAGGGgcggagcaaagaaaaacaccgTTCCTGTCACTCACCTCCAACtccagggtcaaaggtcattcaTTAAATACAATAACAGACAGCAAACAGGAAGTCATCACAAGGATGAATATCAACACTTTTACCTCACAACATGAGGGCGGAGTCAGTGCCACAACATGAAGGCGGAGTCAGTGTGATTATTTGCTTTACATGTAAACAGTAATGTTTATGTGGGTGTATTATGGTATGTCAGGGTGTTGtggagctgtcaatcacatagctgaccaatcagagcagaGTCTGTAGAACAGAGTCGAGGAAATTGCAAGTTCAccgccccccgccccccaccccGTTGCCATGGATACACTGGCAGAACAAGAGCTGAGTGTGTATAAATAACTGAGTCTGCtgatgagacacagacagactgatgagacacagacagactgacggactgatgagacagacagacagactgactgatgaGACACAGACTGGAGtgatgagacacagacagactgatgagacacagacagactgatgaGACACAGACTGAGtgatgagacacagacagactgatgaGACACAGACTGAGTGATGAGACACAGACTGAGtgatgagacacagacagactgatgaGACACAGACTGAGTGATGAGACACAGACTGAGtgatgagacacagacagacagacgtttgacaaacactgatcaatacttTTCTAAATTTTTTTGAACCTAATGACACATTGATTAttgtagaaaaataaagaacagaagattgtgaatgaaaatataaatgtatcagctccacatgttcacgtgtctgtctctgtgtgtctgtctgtctatctctctgtgtgtgtgtgtgtgtgtgtgtgtgtgtgtgtccaggccAGGATAGCGTTCCTGCAGGGAGAGAGGAAAGGTCAGGAGAACCTGAAGAACGACCTGGTCAGAAGAATAAAGATGTTAGAATATGCTCTGAAGCAGGAAAGGtgagaacacactcacacactcactgtgagtcatgtgatcaataatcaataatcacaccaccaccatgtttgtttGCACAGAGCCAAATATCACAAGTTAAAGTACGGCACTGAGTTAAACCAAGGAGACGTGAAGATGCCCAGCTTTGACTCAGGTATGTCATGTGACTTCATGCTCGGGtcaacagcagggggcgctgcagttaaagactgatgtgtgtgtgtgtgtgtttcagacacCAAAGACTCTGAAGTCTCTGCTGTTCCTGCCAACAGTCAACTCACCTGGAAACAGGGACGACAGCTACTCAGACAGtaagaacacacgcacacacacacacacacacgcgacgcCGCAGACGCAACGCttcaatgtaaacacacaaaagattTCCACTCAGGATAATCTCAGATACTGGATAATTCCATGATTTGTTTGGTGACAAAAAAATCCAGCAGCATCTtagcgcagtgtgtgtgtgtgtgtgtgtgtgtgtgtgtgtgtgtgtgtgtgtgtgtgtgtgtgtgtgtgtgtgtgtgtgcaggtatttACAGGAAGTGGGCTACACGGACACTATTCTGGATGTGCGTACACAGAGGGTTCGTTCTCTTCTGGGTCTGTCGGCGTCAGAACAGAACGGGTCAGTGGAGAACAAGAACCTTCAACACCTGATCAACGGGACAGAGCGCCGGCGAGACAGCAAGAGGTACACGCAcaaacatactgtgtatatatacatatatgtatatatatatatgtgtgtgtatgtatatatacgtggacatgaaacacaacagtgtgtgtgtgtgcgcaggagTTCAGGTGATGTTTTGGAGACATTTAACTTCCTGGAGAATGCTGAGGACAGCGATGAagacgaggatgaggagggagacCTGATGGACGACATCAGCACAGGAAAACACCAACGAGCCAAAAAACACAAGAGCAAggcatgcacagacacacacacacacacatttccttctTAAGCCCTTCCCTCTCTGACTGGCTCCTCCCCCTGCTGCAGGTGGGGAACGAGGGCCTGGCATCAGAGGACGACGCTGACACAGAGGAAGCTCTGAAGGAGTTTGACTTCCTGGTGACGGCGGAGGACGGAGAGGGAGCGGGAGAAGCTCGCAGCTCTGGAGACGGGACGGAGTGGGGTGAGACTGTATATCAACACAGGAGGAGATTAACAGAGATTAACAGAGATTAACAGAGATTAACAGAGATTAACGTCAAAGAGAGATGTTTTATTGgactctctccccccctccctctgcagCGGAGCCTCTACCGTTTCCTGCGGGCAGTGGGAAGTCCTTCCTGTTGGGCGGGTCAGATGACGTGTTAGAGAGCGTCCTTGGTCTGGGTGACCTCGCTGACCTCACAGTGACTAACGATGAAACAGACTACAGCTATGACGTgagcgcacgcacgcacacacgcacgcatgcacgcgcacgcacgcacacacacacatgcacacacacacactctcagtctcaccagtcctgtgtgtgtgtgtgtgtgtgtgtgtgttgtcgttAGCTGCCGTCCAATCAGGAGTCTTCGTTCAGAAAGACGTGGAACCCCAAGTACACGCTGCGCAGCCACTTTGACGGCGTGCGAGCGCTGGCCTTTCACCCGGTGGAGCCGTGTCTGGTCACCGTGTCTGAAGACCACACTCTGAAGCTGTGGAACCTCACCAAGACTGTCCCTGCCaagaagtacacacacacacacacacacacacacacacacacacacagagactcacacacacacacagagactcacacacacgcacacagagactcacacacgcacacagagactcacacacagagactacacacagagacacacacacacacacacacagagactcacacacgcacacagagactcacacacacacacacacagagactcacacacgcacacagagactcacacacacacacagagactcacacacagagacacacacacacacacagagactacACACGCATACAGAGACTCATACACGCAGagactcacacacgcacacagagcctcacacacacacacagactactactcacacacacacacacacacagagactcacacacagcacacagagactccacacacacacagacctcactcacacacgacaCAGATGTATCGCACGCgacgcatcacacacacacacacacacacacacacacagagactcctcacacacacagagacacacacacacacaaagacacacactcactcacacacagactcacacacagagacacagagactcacagactcacacacataacacacacacacacgcagcattGTCTCATATTAATGCCGTTTCCTCTGTTTTATCAGAAGTGCCTCCTTTGATGTGGAACCCATCTACACTTTCAGAGCTCAtgtgtacgtacacacacaggcacgcacgcacgcacgcacgcacgcacgcacgcacaggtgtgtgtcctcacattgtctctgtgtctcagtggtCCAGTGTTGTCGTTGGCGATGACGTCCAGTGGTGAGCAGTGCTTCAGTGGAGGCATCGACTCCACCATCCAGTGGTGGAACATCCCGAGCTCTAACGTCGACCCCTACGACACCTAcggtacacacactcacacacagactcacacactcacacacagactcacacactcacacagactcacacatacacagacacacacacacacacacacacacacacacacacacagactcacagactgacacacacacacacacacagactcacacacagacagacacacacacagactcacagacagacacacacacacacagacagacagacacacacagactcacagacagacacacacacacacacacacagactcacacacacacacacacacacagactcacacacagacagacacacacacagactcacagacagacacacacacacacagacagacacacacagactcacagacagacacacacacacacacacacagactcacagacacacacacacacacacacacacacacacagactcacacacagacacacacacacacacagacacacacacacacacacacagactcacacacagactcacacacagacacacacacacacacacacccccgcTCAACTCTCCATAAACCTGgacttttgttgtgtcttaatTAAGTTTAaagtcttttgttattttattgtgtcactGCAACATTTCATTATGAcctcacaataacaataaaaagtcTTGATTCTGTTTGTAAACGTGAGACTCCTCCCTTCTTTCCTCATGTCCAATCAGATCCCAGTGTTCTTGCTGGCTCGTGGGCGGGGCATGCGGATGCTGTGTGGGGATTGGCCTACAGTGGCATCAAGAACCTCCTCCTGTCCTGCTCTGCAGACGGAACCGTCAAACTGTGGAACCCGACAGAGAAGAACCCCTGCATCAGCACTCTGAACTCTAACAtgggtgagagacagacactcacacagacagacaccagacacactcacacagacaccagacacacagacagacatcagacacacacagacagacatcagacacacacagacagacagacatcagacacacacaggcagacacacagacagacagacatcagacacacagacatacttcagacacagacacacacaggcagacaggcatcagacacactcagacagacagacagcagacacacagtcagacagataCTCAGATAGACAGACACTCggacacagtcagacagagacagacagatattcagacagacaggcactcggacacagacaaacagtcagacagagacagacagatactcagacagacagatactcggacacagacagacagtcggacagagacagacagatattcagacagacagacactcggacacagacagacagtcagacacagacagacagatactcagacagacagagattcAACACATGGTCATTTAttcaaaactaataaataatcatCAAACATCAGATTTGAAATCAgaactgtgattcaggactttgacctgtagagggcagtgtgaattaaactgtgtgtgtgtgtgtgtgtgtgcgcgcagaaCACGGGATCCCCACATCAGTGGACTTTAACGGTTGTGACCCCGCCCACATGGTGGCGTCCTTTAACAGTGGAGACGTGGTGGTGTACGACCTGGAGACTTCCCAGAATGCACTGGTGCTGAAGGGGCAGGGAGACGGCagtaagaacacacacacacacacacacacagagtgatgagTGCTGTGCGTGTGTcatgtgttgtgatgtttgttgttgttgttgttgttgtttacagctCTCCCAGGATCAAACCACATAAACAAAGTGGTCAGTCATCCCACTCTGCCGCTCACTATCAGCGCTCATGAAGACCGACACATCAAGTTCTACGACAACAAGTCAGGTCAGTCCTCAGAGGCCGCGCCCCCtacactgtcacatgacacatttgcatatatatatatatatatatattcacagcGGCTCATTCAGAGTACTCTGTACTTGTGTACTCTGTACTTGTGTACTCTGTACTTGTGTACTCTTCTCACcagtatgacatcatcattattacaaCATCATCTTCAACTTCCTCATAAACCTTTCACAATAAGAGCTTCCACAACATCTGCTCATGATTCATGTCATAACTGAACTGTTGATCATGAAACAGTGAATCTGGATtcaacctgtctgtctgcctgtctgtcttcagGTAAAGTCATTCATGCGATGGTCGCTCACCTCGACGCAGTCACCAGTTTGGCGGTTGATCCTAACGGGATTTACTTGATGTCCGGGAGTAAGTCtcactgatgttgttgttgttgttgctgctgttgctgttattgttgttgtcactgatgatgatgatgatgatgatgatgatgtcgtTATCCCGCGTGTCGCCGCCAGGTCACGACTGCTCGCTGCGCCTGTGGAACCTGGACAGTAAAACGTGCGTGCAGGAGATCACGGCTCACCGTAAGAAGAGCGAGGAGGCCATTTACGACGTGGCGTTCCACCCGTCCAAGGCCTTCATCGCCTCGGCCGGAGCCGACGCCCTCGCCAGGGTCTCACGTAGACGAGGAGGTCGGCGCACCACCGGGAGGTGGGGGGCACAAGGAAGTGAAGGGGTGTCTCCCTGTTCTGTGACATCACGCCCCACTCTCTGCCCCGCCCCCCGTCTACACTTCTGTGACACTACacaaactcctccccctcttgtGTCAGCGCTGGACTTGAAGGGAAAATCCTCGTCCGACGGCCCGTGGACACGCCCACCGCGGCGTCCGGGCggtttccatagcaacagcagctgctgaaaaaCAGTGTCGTCTCTGAAAGACGGACGCTAACGCTGAGGAAGacgacacaggaagtgatcacGTGACTTTCAGATTTTACCACAGCAAAACTTTTTACAGCGTTTTTAAAGAATTTAGAAGTCACATGGTCCATCTCTGATGAGCTGTCCCCACCTCAGCCCCTGGAGGGCCAATCAGAGCCCTGTGTTTAAGCCCCGCCTACACGAGGAGTGAAGGTAACTCAGCATGACTGActtttgtttatataaataaataaaaaatttatttttaaaaaatcagcGTCTCGTTAACGGCAGCGAGGATTCAGGCTCCTCCCCGTCCAGTCCTGCCCTCAGAACCCGCCCACCTATGCCCCGCCCCCTGTCCTTTCAAACAGTGAGagcggaggaggaagaggagaatcaTCTTCAGTCTGTCACcatgacgacgacgacaaaacatacaaataacaaaaacaatgacaacttTGTTTTcgataagaaaagaaaaatagatttttgaaGAGTTTgtatttaaagggacagttcagggtttttgtgacacaaggaaaaataaaacgtcacatgatcactctcccacaccaaagtccagagagagaatcagtgatttaagctgcggggacacaggagctgctgctcctctgctgcctcgtgtggtcactttgtgtcactgacataaatctgaatgaagaatttcaaacagtcaagtgacaaaatcagacattagaactttgtgatgtgggagagtgagcttCCTGTCATCAAACACTGATCTCAGTTCCTCTAAAAGCCTGAACTGTTCCTTTCACATGTCAGAGGATTTGTGTGTTCACTCACTCgatcacagacaaacaacaaacgtGTTTTTGTGCCAC is a window of Solea senegalensis isolate Sse05_10M unplaced genomic scaffold, IFAPA_SoseM_1 scf7180000017706, whole genome shotgun sequence DNA encoding:
- the strn3 gene encoding striatin-3, producing MDEQLGGGAGGAGAPRQPPPLQQQLQPGHNNSSSSSSSANLPLGGGGGVMVPQQPDELPRPQQQYTIPGILHYIQHEWARFEMERAHWEVERAELQARIAFLQGERKGQENLKNDLVRRIKMLEYALKQERAKYHKLKYGTELNQGDVKMPSFDSDTKDSEVSAVPANSQLTWKQGRQLLRQYLQEVGYTDTILDVRTQRVRSLLGLSASEQNGSVENKNLQHLINGTERRRDSKRSSGDVLETFNFLENAEDSDEDEDEEGDLMDDISTGKHQRAKKHKSKVGNEGLASEDDADTEEALKEFDFLVTAEDGEGAGEARSSGDGTEWAEPLPFPAGSGKSFLLGGSDDVLESVLGLGDLADLTVTNDETDYSYDLPSNQESSFRKTWNPKYTLRSHFDGVRALAFHPVEPCLVTVSEDHTLKLWNLTKTVPAKKSASFDVEPIYTFRAHVGPVLSLAMTSSGEQCFSGGIDSTIQWWNIPSSNVDPYDTYDPSVLAGSWAGHADAVWGLAYSGIKNLLLSCSADGTVKLWNPTEKNPCISTLNSNMEHGIPTSVDFNGCDPAHMVASFNSGDVVVYDLETSQNALVLKGQGDGTLPGSNHINKVVSHPTLPLTISAHEDRHIKFYDNKSGKVIHAMVAHLDAVTSLAVDPNGIYLMSGSHDCSLRLWNLDSKTCVQEITAHRKKSEEAIYDVAFHPSKAFIASAGADALARVSRRRGGRRTTGRWGAQGSEGVSPCSVTSRPTLCPAPRLHFCDTTQTPPPLVSALDLKGKSSSDGPWTRPPRRPGGFHSNSSC